A region of Lycium barbarum isolate Lr01 chromosome 3, ASM1917538v2, whole genome shotgun sequence DNA encodes the following proteins:
- the LOC132630707 gene encoding uncharacterized protein LOC132630707 has protein sequence MYAGRKVLDLEFMEGEQVLLKISPMKGVLRFGKRGKLSLRYIGPFEILRRVGAVAYELALPLGLLGVPPIFLISMLKRCHLDMSYIIRWDSMLLDENLSYEEEPISILDRHVRKLRSKEIASIKVQCKHRLVEKATWELSSIYVSDILNCLLTQFASGRSQVIGGF, from the exons ATGTATGCTGGTCGGAAGGTTCTAGATTTAGAGTTTATGGAGGGTGAGCAGGTTcttctgaagatttcacccatgaagggtgttttGCGATTTGGGAAGAGAGGCAAGTTAAGCCTGAGgtacattggtccatttgagattctccgTCGTGTTGGTgcggtggcttatgagttagctttgccacTAGGCTTGTTGGGTGTTCCTCCTATATTCCTTATTTCTATGCTGAAGAGGTGTCATTTAGACATGTCTTACATCATTCGTTGGGACTCtatgttgcttgatgagaatctgtcttatgaggaggagcctatatCTATCTTGGATAGGCATGtgagaaagttgaggtctaaggagatagctTCTATTAAGGTGCAATGCAAGCACCGTCTTGTTGAGAAGGCCACATGGGAGCTGAGTTCGATATACGTTTCAGATATCCTCAATTGTTTGCTGACTCAG TTTGCATCTGGGAGATCTCAGGTGATTGGCGGGTTTTAG